GGACTTCTCCGCGAGATCGAACCCGCGACGGCCCGCCTGCACCATCGTTCGCAGGAACTCGCTTTGGCTCATCCCCAACTGGTCTGCGTGTTCCCGCCACCGCTTTTTTTGATACGCCGGCACGTAGGTCTTGACGGCGACGCGTTTGTCCTCGCTGCTCATACATTTCCGGTCTGACGGACGCCCCTTCAATTTATCCCTACACTTCGGGATAAGGGCACTTACCCGGAGTTCTAGGACTACCATGGGGTGCCGAATGTGCTAGTAATCCCGAATTATAGCACTATTTCGGATTTGGATATGCCTATCATTCGGGATAAGAACATTAGCACCGAGTTTCCGTATTGAGTTGCTCTCTATACAACATAAATTACACTGTTGTGTCGCATTGATTAGGTTAATATTAGTATTGTGTCGTATTGTCTCGGACAAATTTGACCAGCAGCTTCTGTTGTTCAATGACGTCAGAATCACCGTCCCACCGAGCCCGAACGGTGGATCTCGTTCGACTGGTTCACCTCCCTCCACCATCCAACACGTTCCAGTACCGTCATCCCTCTCGTCGAACTCGCCTGACGAGCGCTTCGACCCGCTTTTCTTCGACTGGATTGCGGGGATTACCGTCGGACTTGAACGCGGAACCGACGATCGCGCCATCAGCGACATCGAGATATCGTTCGACGTTGTCGACGGTTACCCCGCTTCCCACGAACACAGGGGGATTCCGGGACGTTTTGGCGACTGCATCCCGGACGTTGGACACCTGTTCGGGATCAGCCCGCGTCCCCGTCGACGATCCGGAAACGAGCACGCCGTCTGCCAATCCCCGTTCGACGACGTCTTCGACGGCCACCAGCGGATCGTACTCCGGCGAGATGGGCTGTGAGTGTTTGACATCGACGTCCGCCAGTACGGCGATTTCCGGATCGATCCGCTCCCTTAGGCGGATCGTCTCGTGGGCACGCCCCTGCAGGTCACCCTGGTCGGTGATCCGGGCACCGGCGTGGACGTTCGCCCTGACGAACTGCCCCCCGATGGCGCCGGCGACCGCGACGGCTGCGGGGACGTCGTT
The Halalkaliarchaeum desulfuricum DNA segment above includes these coding regions:
- a CDS encoding BtpA/SgcQ family protein — its product is MNVRNPSEFLVIGMVHLPPLPGAPDSTGIDDAVKRATADADALERGGVDAVLVENFGDAPFYPDEVPKHTVASMTRIATELQGVVDVPVGINVLRNDVPAAVAVAGAIGGQFVRANVHAGARITDQGDLQGRAHETIRLRERIDPEIAVLADVDVKHSQPISPEYDPLVAVEDVVERGLADGVLVSGSSTGTRADPEQVSNVRDAVAKTSRNPPVFVGSGVTVDNVERYLDVADGAIVGSAFKSDGNPRNPVEEKRVEALVRRVRREG